The sequence GTGCGGGGCCATCCGGTCGCTCTCCTCGATCCGGTAGCCGACCAGGCCGATCCGGCCGCCCGCGCGGACCGCTTCGACGGCCTCCTGGACCGCGAGGGGGTAGCCCGACGCCTCCAGCACCACGTCCGGCCGCAGTTCGGGGCGCTTCTCCACCAGCCGGACCAGGTCACCGGGGTGACCGGCGACGGTGGCCTCCACGCCGAGGGCCTCGGCGGCCCGGCGCCGCTCGGCGACCGGCTCCGAGACCGCGGTCACGATCCCGCCGCGCTGCCGCACGGCGAGCGCCAGCATCAGCCCGATGCCGCCCGCCCCGGTGATCGCGACCTTCTCGCCGGGCGTGACGGCGAGGCGGTCGACCGCGTTGAGCGCGACGGCCAGCGGCTCGACCTGGCAGGCCTCGCGCAGCGGTGTGCCGGCGGGCAGCCGGTGCAGGTTGCCCACCGGGACCGTCATGTACTCGGCGCAGGCACCGTCCCGGGTGAACCCGAGCTCCTGGAGGCCGTCGCAGATCGTGGGCGTGCCCTCCCGGCAGGCCCGGCAGCGGCCGCAGGCGCAGGTGAGGTCGCCGACCACGTCGGCGCCGACGAGCTCGGACCCGACGCCGTTGACCTCGACGACGGTGCCGCTCCACTCGTGTC comes from Streptomyces sp. TLI_053 and encodes:
- a CDS encoding alcohol dehydrogenase catalytic domain-containing protein, encoding MKALVFEAPHRAVLDRREVPAPAPGEALVRLAYNSVCGSDLSFYKGVWHGFSYPVVPGHEWSGTVVEVNGVGSELVGADVVGDLTCACGRCRACREGTPTICDGLQELGFTRDGACAEYMTVPVGNLHRLPAGTPLREACQVEPLAVALNAVDRLAVTPGEKVAITGAGGIGLMLALAVRQRGGIVTAVSEPVAERRRAAEALGVEATVAGHPGDLVRLVEKRPELRPDVVLEASGYPLAVQEAVEAVRAGGRIGLVGYRIEESDRMAPHHIVLKVLTVQASMGPGDRFDEAVALLAAGTVPVGPLLSHEYPLDDYATALDVALRRADGNTRSYFNLRA